A section of the Chlorocebus sabaeus isolate Y175 chromosome 13, mChlSab1.0.hap1, whole genome shotgun sequence genome encodes:
- the CITED2 gene encoding cbp/p300-interacting transactivator 2, with product MADHMMAMNHGRFPDGTNGLHHHPAHRMGMGQFPSPHHHQQQQPQHAFNALMGEHIHYGAGNMNATSGIRHAMGPGTVNGGHPPSALAPAARFNNSQFMGPPVASQGGSLPASMQLQKLNNQYFNHHPYPHNHYMPDLHPAAGHQMNGTNQHFRDCNPKHSGGSSTPGGSGGSSTPGGSGGSSGGGAGSSNSGGGSGGSGSSNMPASVAHVPAAMLPPNVIDTDFIDEEVLMSLVIEMGLDRIKELPELWLGQNEFDFMTDFVCKQQPSRVSC from the coding sequence ATGGCAGACCATATGATGGCCATGAACCACGGGCGCTTCCCCGACGGCACCAATGGGCTGCACCACCACCCTGCCCACCGCATGGGCATGGGGCAGTTCCCGAGCCCCcatcaccaccagcagcagcagccccagcACGCTTTCAACGCCCTGATGGGCGAGCACATACACTACGGCGCGGGCAACATGAATGCCACGAGCGGCATCAGGCATGCGATGGGGCCGGGGACTGTGAACGGAGGGCACCCCCCGAGCGCACTGGCCCCCGCGGCCAGGTTTAACAACTCCCAGTTCATGGGCCCCCCGGTGGCCAGTCAGGGAGGCTCCCTGCCGGCCAGCATGCAGCTGCAGAAGCTCAACAACCAGTATTTCAACCATCACCCCTACCCCCACAACCACTACATGCCGGATTTGCACCCTGCTGCAGGCCACCAGATGAACGGGACAAACCAGCACTTCCGAGATTGCAACCCCAAGCACAGCGGCGGCAGCAGCACCCCCGGCGGCTCGGGCGGCAGCAGCACCCCCGGCGGCTCTGGCGGCAGCTCGGGCGGCGGCGCGGGCAGCAGCAacagcggcggcggcagcggcggcagcGGCAGCAGCAACATGCCCGCCTCCGTGGCCCACGTCCCTGCTGCAATGCTGCCGCCCAATGTCATAGACACTGATTTCATCGACGAGGAAGTTCTTATGTCCTTGGTGATAGAAATGGGTTTGGACCGCATCAAAGAGCTGCCCGAACTCTGGCTGGGGCAAAACGAGTTTGATTTTATGACGGACTTCGTGTGCAAACAGCAGCCTAGCAGAGTGAGCTGTTGA